In the genome of Lathyrus oleraceus cultivar Zhongwan6 chromosome 4, CAAS_Psat_ZW6_1.0, whole genome shotgun sequence, the window CGCGTAAtgggcgcccacaaggagtcttccttgttgggaatAAACGAAGACCCCacctagaggagattctcttgagatattattgcccgaagggtcttcgtcacgacgatagtattctcaagttggatcaataCCTCTAGGGAacttttaacccattatatccggtggttatgtagtatctatctgaaaagtcccagacttattaggttaatacgaaagccccaattagatgagatcccttgggcgtattactaccttacagtggtatccccaacctcgatctatgactctgggaaccttattagaaccttggactcgagagttaTGTATTATGGACCCACTAGGTGTCTTCCTCTTTGGGACCatacgaaggcctcacccaaacGAGATTCTGTTTGGGAATGTTATTTGTAGATGAGTTTTCGTCATGACAATGACTTTCCTAAGTAGCgattgatgactttgggaaccttAACTTTAGCATCCTCCCAAAAGGGTTTTGTATTAGTAACCAAGAATACCCACTCTCATGACCTGTATATTAACCTACGTGTGACACACATAATATCATTCATAGCATAtcattcatattattttatttccaaggaatctgagtgtcatgagttgcaggaattcaggaaacatggaatcaagcaaaagaaaTATTTACTCATTCAAGTTAAAAGATCCCGATCTAAGGAGCTTACGTGACTTGGTCTCTCAGATGCACCCAGTATACAGAATGAACTTTGGAAAGAATTATGGAAATTTGCTCAGCATTCTCAATCAACAAGTGGACCATACCGCCTTAATCACTTTGGCCCAATTCTATGAActacctttaagatgcttcacattccaagatTTCCAGCTAGCACCAACATTGGAAGATTTTGAGCGTCTTGTTAGGATTCCTATGAAGAACAAGCCACTATTTGAAGGGATAGATGAATCTTTGCCCCTTGAGGTCATAACTAGTGCGCTTCACATGGAAGAAAAGGAAGCAGAGGCTAACTTAGAGACCAAAGGGAAGACCAAAGGATTTCCActaagttttctcttggaaagaGCTCATACCCTATTCAAAGCAGAACGTTGGGATGCTTGTTACTCTGCTATTGCATTGGCCATCTATGACGTCGTCCTGTTCCCGAATATGGATGGTTTCGTAGACATCACTGCTATTTGTGTTTTCCGTACTGGAAACCCAGTACCTACTTTGTTAGTCGAT includes:
- the LOC127137308 gene encoding uncharacterized protein LOC127137308: MESSKRNIYSFKLKDPDLRSLRDLVSQMHPVYRMNFGKNYGNLLSILNQQVDHTALITLAQFYELPLRCFTFQDFQLAPTLEDFERLVRIPMKNKPLFEGIDESLPLEVITSALHMEEKEAEANLETKGKTKGFPLSFLLERAHTLFKAERWDACYSAIALAIYDVVLFPNMDGFVDITAICVFRTGNPVPTLLVDVYYYISHRYTNKKGLIACCAPLLYQWFLEHLPKTAEVDQERQLKNIATEASRVSPMIWEENCREVRDARESVSYWKNQLESSRQDSSIWLKERDYVIEDYESFKKTIDFL